From Bradyrhizobium sp. 4:
ACTCCAGTTTTTGAGCAAGCCTTTCGAGCGTAGCGAACTGCTGGCGTGCGTCAGGAGCCAGATAATGAATAGGAATTACTCTCTATGAAAATGATCGCGCCCGGATCCACACGGGGTGCTTCGGCGCGCCCTCCAGTTCGTTGGAGGCTGTGCTGGGAGAATGAGCTTCAACTTGCTGACCATATTGAGTTGTCCGACTTCTTCCGGAAGACCTATGGTCCGACCGGGGCATTCAATGCAAAGCCCTTTGAAGGTCATCGAAGCTGGGCCGGCGCAAGGCCTGAGATTCGCGCAATCGGCTACGATGATCGTGGTGTTGCGATTCACATCGGCGCACTGCGCCGCTTCATAAAAGTGGGTGAGGTCGATCTGCTTGTGGCTGAACTCGGATTGTACGGGGTGCGCCCGGATCTCGAGGGGCTCGGCATCAGCCACTCCATCCGCGTGATGTATCCCGTATTGCGAGATCTTGGGGTGCCGTTCGGTTTTGGCACGGTCCGATCTGCCCTGCAGAAACATATTACCAGGCTGCTCGGGCGACAGGGATTAGCGACTGTTCTGCCAGGGCTCCGTGTCCGGTCCGCTCGTCCGGATATCTATCTCACTGTGCCTCCGACGCGCGTGGAGGACGTGGTCGGCCTCGTTCTGCCGATTGCGAGGCCAATGAGCGAATGGCCGGCCGGTGAGATGATTGAACGGAACGGGCCAGAACTGTGACGTCCGCAGACAACGAGACTGAAGCGCGGAGCGACTGCGCCGACTCGGGCGGAGAGCGCTGTGTCTATCTGACGTTTGATGATGGTCCCAACCCGCATTGCACGCCGGCTATCCTGGATGTGCTGGCGCAGCATCGGGCCCCCGCCACTTTCTGCGTGATTGGTGCATATGCAGCGGGCCAGCCGGAGCTGATCCAGCGCATCATTGCAGAAGGCCACGAACTCGCAAACCACACAATGACGCACCCGGATTTATCCAAATGCATGCCGGATGAGGTGGAATACGAGATCCTAACGACGAACAAGGTCATCGGAATGGCCTGCCCGCGAGCCTCTGTGCGGCACATGCGTGCGCCGTATGGGACTTGGACCAAGGAGGCCCTCGCCGTGTCGGCGAAGGCCGAACTGGCAGCCCTGCACTGGTCAGTGGACCCGCAAGACTGGTCTCGTCCTGGCGGCGAGGCGATTGTTGCCGCGGTGCTGGCCTCGGTCCGGCCGGGAGCAATCGTGCTCCTGCACGACGGGTGCCCTCCCGACGAGTTGAAACGCTGCCCTCACTCTAGTCGGCGCGACCAGACCGTGACGGCGCTCGCCCAGCTCATTCCAGCACTGCATGACCTTGGATTTGCAATCCGGTCGCTTCCTCAAACTCACTGAATAGATCAAATCACATGAGCCTGCTTGCCACCATCAGCACCGCTGCTGTTGCCTCCTACGCGTTGCTCTCCAGCGTCCATAAGAGCGCGCAGGCGCTTTATGCGCTGCGAATCGACGCCTCACTGCCGCCGTACGACTCGGTCGACGCCGGTGCTCTGCCCAGCGTGGATATCATCGTGCCCTGCTTCAACGAGGATCCGCGCACGCTGGCGGCCTGCCTGAAATCTCTCGCAAGCCAGGATTACCCAGGGCGATTGCAGGTGTATGTGGTCGATGACGGCTCTGCAAATGTCGCTGCAGTGGCCCCGGTCCATGGGAGCTACGCGTATGACCCGAGGTTCACCGTCATTCTGCTGCCAAGTAACGTTGGAAAGCGTAAGGCGCAGATCGCAGCGATACGCCGATCGTTCGGCGATCTCGTGCTCAACGTCGATTCCGATACGGAAATCGCCAGCGACGTGGTCAGCAAACTCGTACGCAAGATGCAGGATCCAGCCGTCGGCGCGGCCATGGGGCAATTGATGGCCAGCAACCGGAACGACAGCTGGCTGACCCGATTGATCGACATGGAGTACTGGTTGGCTTGCAACGAGGAGCGCGCGGCTCAGACGCGCTTTGGTGCCGTCATGTGCTGCTGCGGGCCGTGTGCCATGTACCGCCGCTCCGCGCTGCTGTTGCTGCTGGACCAGTACGAGACGCAGTTCTTCCGAGGAAAGCCGAGCGACTTCGGTGAGGACCGCCATCTGACGATCCTCATGCTCAAGGCAGGGTTTCGAACCGAGTACGTTCCGGACGCCATCGCCGCCACGGTGGTCCCGGACAGGCTCTTGCCCTATCTGCGGCAACAGCTCCGCTGGGCGCGGAGCACTTACCGCGATACGCTGCTGGGTTTGCACCTGTTGCCCGGCCTGGACCGGTACCTTACGCTCGACGTGCTCGGACAGAACCTCGGGCCGCTGCTGCTCGCCATCTCATCGATTGCCGCGCTCGCTCAGCTCGCGCTCACCGGCACCGTGCCCTGGTGGACCGGTCTGACCATCGTCGCGATGACCATGGTTCGATGCAGCGTGGCGGCCCTTCGTGCCGGCGAGCTTCGATTTATCGGCTTCTCGCTGCACACGCCTATCAACATCTTCCTCCTGCTCCCGATGAAAGCCTATGCGCTCTGTACCTTGAGCAACAGCGACTGGCTCTCGCGCAAAGTAGCGAAATCATCAGACGTCGATGAGTCGAAGGCCTCGATCGAAGACGCGACAAATGGACCAAGCCTTAACCCGGGATCGGAAGCGCCAGGCTCAATTCGCGGGGCAGGTCTTTCGCGCGCTTCCGCGCAGCTGATCGCGTCTGATGGCATTGCCGCCGCGACTGACTGACAGCTTTGTAGGGGATTTAGTGGTGAGCGTGGACAAGACATATCAATCGTTGCAACGGGAGCTGACCAACGATGACCCGTGGCGGCTTGACGACAATCCGTTCGAACGTGAGCGTCACACCCAATTGCTACGACTATCGCTGTCGAACGGCGCCGTCTCAACCGGCCTCGAGATCGGGTGCGCGGCCGGTGCATTCACAGAGAAGCTTGCTCCTCACTGCAAACGGCTCACGGTCATCGATGTTATGCCGCGAGCGATCGGTCGAGCGGTCCAGCGGACCAAGAGGTGGTCGCATATCAGCTGGGCGGCGACCGATATTCTGCAGTTCTCGACCGAAGAGCTGTTCGATCTGATCGTGGTCGCCGAAGTTCTCTACTATCTCGAAGACATGACACGGATGCGTACCGCAATCGACAAGCTGGTGAAGATGCTTGCTCCAGGTGGGCACCTGGTCTTCGGATCTGCACGTGATGCCACCTGCAGGCGATGGGGGCATGTCGCTGGCGCCGAGACAGTCATCACGATGTTGGCTGAAGCGCTCATTGAGGTCGAACGTGTGCAGTGCCAGGGGCAGTCGGCTGACGAAGACTGCTTGTTGGTCCGCTTTCGCAATCCGGAGCGATCTTCGATTTGTTCTAACGGCCGAGCTTGAAAGGACCTACTATGCGCATCTGCGGTATCAAGTTGACGCACGACGGGGCAGTCGCTCTGATCGAGGACGGCCGGGTGGTGTTTTGTGTCGAACAGGAGAAGCTGAACAACAATCCGCGTTATCAAACCATCGACAACCTGGATGCCGTTGTTGACGCCTTGGCGGAGCACGGGCTGGATCCGAGCGATGTTGATCAGTTCGTCATTGATGGCTGGGATGGAGAGTTCGAGTCACAGTTTGAAGTCCTTAGTGGGACGACGACCATCAAGCTCAAGGGCGCGCCGTATGTCGAACGGCAAGGCGATAGCCCCCTGACGTCCCGCGATCGGATCGGCCTCATGCTTGATGGGAAGCTATATCCCTATCAAAGCTATCCCCATGTTACCGGGCACGTAGCATCCGCATACTGCGCCAGCTCGTTTGCCAAATCCGGACAATCTGCTTTCTGCTTGGTGTGGGACGGCTGCATGTTTCCGCGCCTCTACTATGTAGAGCCCCACGGCATCCGGTTCATCGAGTGCCTGTTTCCGATAATAGGTCACGCCTATGCGACGGCAGGACACCACTTTGGACCTTACAGGCGGGCAGACCGGACCAGCTGGGATCTCGGTATTGCCGGCAAGCTGATGGCCTATATCGCACTGGGATCGCCCGACGAGGATTGTATTAAGACGTTTCATGAACTTTATGAGGCGCACTTTGCCACGGATGCTGAGGGTGCTTGTCCCGAGCTTGAAGAGATCAACAGCTCACAATCGCCACTTGAAGCTCTGCACGACTTCTTCGATGCGTGCGCAATGCGATTGAAGGAAAAACAGGCCCAAGACGTCCTTGCGTCATTTCACGTGTTTCTAGAGCGTCTGCTGGTTCGCACCATTGCTGATGTGGTGGAGCGGCATTCGAATCTTGCGGGGGCGCGTAACCTCTGCATAGCCGGCGGCTGTGGCCTGAATATTAAGTGGAATAGTGCATTTCGTGCGACAGGCCTGTTCGATTTCGTGTGGGTGCCGCCCTTTCCGAACGACAGCGGCTCAGCCATTGGTGCTGCTTGCTCTGCATTGGCGGCACAGCAAGGCTTTAGAGCTCTGGAATGGTCGGTCTACAGCGGACCGGCCGTGCGTCCCAGCGAAGTCCCGCCCGAATGGGAGGGCGCGCCCTGCACTATGGGCCAACTTGCGGCAATCCTCGCTTGCGACAAGCCCGTGGTCTTCCTTGCCGGGCGTGCCGAGCTCGGGCCGCGAGCCTTGGGTGGCAGAAGCATTCTCGCGGCTGCGAGCTGGGAAGGAATGAAAGATCATCTCAACGATGTCAAACTTCGTGAGCATTTCAGGCCGGTAGCGCCGATATGCCTGGAGGATCGTGCCGCGGAGATTTTTAGCCCTGGAATACCCGATCCGTACATGCTGTTCGATCACCAGACGCGACCAGAATGGCGGGACAAAATTCCCGCCGTCGTGCATCTCGATGGATCTGCTCGTCTACAAACCGTTTCTAGAACCTCTCAGCATAAAGTGGCCGAGCTTCTCGTCGAATACGAGAAGCTCACAGCCATTCCGCTGCTTTGCAATACCAGCGCCAATCTGCATGGACGCGGCTTTTTCCCGGATGCTGCCGCCGCGTGCCAGTGGGGACGCGTCGATCACGTATGGTGTGACGGCCTGCTTTGGACAAAAAAGCGCGCAAGCGGGGAAGCGGCGGGAACAACGTCCGTCGCGATGGCGTAAGCAGATGTCAACCGCGGCAGTCGACCTTTTCCAGGTGAGCAAGTTCTACGACGACAGGGTCGTCGTGGACGCTCTTTCGTTTACGGTCTCGCCGGGAGAGTGCTTCGGTCTGCTGGGACCAAACGGCGCGGGTAAAAGCACGCTTGCGCGTTTGATCCTGGGTGTTGCATCGCCCGACGCAGGTAAGATATGCGTGCTCGGCGAGCCAGTGCCGGCGCGGGCGCGCTTGGCGCGCCGGGGGATCGGGGTTGTCCCACAGTTCGATAACCTTGATCTTCAGCTCACGGTGCGCGAAAACTTGCTCGTTTTCGGGCGCTACTTCGCCATGAGCGCGGCTGAGGTGGAAGCGGTCACGCCGTCACTGCTCGAATTCGCACGCCTGGAGAACAAGGCGGACGCGCGAGTCGCCGAACTGTCCGGCGGCATGAAGCGACGCCTGACGTTGGCACGGGCCCTCATTAACGATCCGCAGCTCTTGGTCCTTGATGAGCCGACGACCGGCCTCGATCCGCACGGCCGTCACCTGATTTGGGAACGCTTGCGCTCGTTATTAGGGCGCGGCAAAACGATCCTTCTCACCACCCACTTCATGGAAGAGGCGGAGCGATTGTGCGACCGCCTGTGCGTGCTCGAGCACGGCCGTAAGATCGCCGAAGGTCAGCCTCGAGCGCTGATCGAGCAGCAGATCGGCTGCCAAGTGATCGAGATTTACGGCGGCAACCCGCACGAACTGCTGCCGCTGGTCAGACCCCAAGTGCAGCGCGCTGAGGTGAGCGGGGAGACGCTGTTCTGCTATGTCACGGATCCAGAGCAGGTGCGCCTCCGGCTTGTCAACCGCACGGATCTGCGCTTTCTGCAGCGTCCTCCAAATCTGGAGGATGTGTTCTTGCGGCTAACCGGGCGAGAGATAAAGGACTGAACGATGTGGCAACGTTTTGCGCCGGCGCTCCCTGCTAATCCATGGAACTGGATGGCGGTATGGCGCCGCAATTTTCTGGTTTGGCGGAAAGTTGCTCTGGCATCGGTTCTTGGGAATCTGGCCGAGCCGATGAGCTCTCTGTTCGGTCTCGGTTTTGGCCTTGGAATGATCATAGGTGGTGTTGAGGGCACCTCATACATCTCGTTTCTGGCGGCTGGAATGGTTGCCACAAGCGCGATGGTCTCCGCAACCTTCGAAACGATCTATGCGGCTTACGCTCGCATGCAGACAAATTGCACCTGGGAGGCAGTGCTCTGTACGCCCCTTACGCTCGGCGACATTGTCCTCGGTGAAGTGGCCTGGGCAGCGAGCAAGGCCTTGCTCGCCGGGACCGCGATCACGATTGTGGCCGTCGCGCTGGGTTACGCAGAGTGGTCATCCATTCCCTATGCGTTACCAGCCATCGCCCTCACTGGCGTTACTTTCGCGAGCCTCGCAATGGTCGTTTCAGCACTTGCACCGAGCCACGACTATTTCATCTTCTACCAGTCGCTTATTCTTACGCCCATGATGTATTTAAGCGGGACGATCTTCCCAATGAGCCAGTTGCCCGGTTCATTTCAACGCATCGCAGCCTTATTGCCGCTGAGTCATTCGGTCGATCTCATTCGTCCAACAATGCTTGGTCGACCGGTTGACAGCGTCGGATTGCATGTGGGCGCACTTTGCATCTACGCAGCAGTTCCCTTCCTCGTCTCGGCCGTGCTCCTTCGGCAGCGCCTGATGCGGTGAGAGGAATAAGATCTAAAGCGAAGCATCGCGTGTGCGAGATGAGATATCGGGCTTAGCGAATTTCCAATCGCGTGCGACGCTTATATGCGTCTCGTCAGCTAGCGATGCCTGATCGGCCTCGCGCGGCCTACTCCCAAAGCAAGCGATACGAAATAGGCCAACAGGCCTCTCAGGATTAACGGAGAACAAGATGCTGTGTCTAGGATTGAGTGGCGGCCTCGACAGGGTCTATGAAAACCCCCTTGGGCTGCCGGGCACGTTTCTGCACGACGGCGCCGCGGTACTTGTCAAGGACGGGCGCGTGATCGCTGCCGTGGAAGAGGAGCGCCTTAACCGGATCAAACATTCAAACAAGCTCCCGAGCAGTGCGATCGAATACTGTCTTGCAGCCGCGGGTGTGGAGCTTCGCGACGTCGATCGTATTGCGTTCTACGCTACTGAAGCCTATTGCAATGCAATGCTCGAACGGTTGTTCATCTCACAACCGGAAATCTCAATTCCCCTAGATGCGAATCTGCTGCTACGGCACCTTCTAGCCACGGAGTTCGGTACCCAAGTTGATCCTTCCCGGGTGTCATTCGTAGGCCACCATCAGTCCCACGCCGTGAGCGCTCTGGCGATGTCGGGTTTTGAAGATAGCCTGGTCCTCGCGATCGACGGTTGTGGCGACTTCCTGTCGGGTCTCTTGGCTGTCGGGTCAGGCAGCGAAATGACCGAGCTTATGACATTTCCAGAGAATAACTCTCTCGGACTGTTCTATCTGGAGACGATCCGATATCTCGGCTACGGCCTGTTCGACGAGTATAAGGTTATGGGACTGGCTCCTTACGGAGATCCCGCACGCTATCGCGAGCTCTTTTCCCAATTCTATGAGCTCTGCGCAAACGGTGGCTACCGCGTTCACCTCGAACGTATCGGCCCAGCATTGCTGCACAATATCGAGGTCCGGCGAAAGGGAATGCCGTTCACCCAACAGCATCGAGATGTGAGCGCATCGTTGCAGGAGGCGCTGGAGCGGATCGTGTTTCACATTCTGCGGCATTACCGTGAGTCGACCGGAATGAAACGGTTGTGCCTGGCTGGCGGGGTGGCCCATAACTGCACGCTGAACGGAAAACTCCTGTATTCAGGCCTGTTCGAAGACATCTTCGTGCAGCCGGCTGCGCATGACGCCGGATGCGCATTGGGCGCGGCGCTGATGGTGTCGAACGAGGCCGGGCAGCCTGCGCCCCGTGAGCGGCTACAGGCGGTTTATTGGGGGCCAGATGTCGGCAGCGACGATAGCATCGAAAAGGAACTGAAGGGATGGGCCGGACACCTCGAGTTTGAACGGACCGCTGACGTCGCAACCAGAGCAGCCGAGTGGATGGTTGATGGCGCCGTGATCGGGTGGGTGCAGGGCCGATCGGAGTTCGGCCCTCGTGCGCTCGGCAACCGTAGTATTCTTGCGGACCCGAGGCCCGCGGCGAACAAGGACCGGATCAATGCGATGGTCAAGAAGCGCGAGAGTTATCGACCATTTGCACCATCAGTTCTGGAGGAGGATGCGGGCGCGTTCTTTGAGTTGCCGGATGGTCGCGCAGAATACCCCTTCATGAATTTCGTCGTTCGCGTGCGGGAATCCAAGCGTGCTTTGCTGGGCGCGATCACGCATATCGATGGTACGGCTCGGCTGCAGACGGTTTCCCGCACGAACAATGCCGCCTATTGGGAACTCATCAATGCGTTCAAGAGCCGGACAGGCGTCCCGATTTTGCTTAACACGTCGTTCAACAACAATGCCGAACCGATCGTAAATTCCGTTGCCGATGCGATTACGGCGTTTTTGTCAACCGAGCTGGATGGCCTTGTAATCGGTTCATTCCTCGTCAAAAAGCGGGCGACAACGCTCGAAAGCTGGACTGCACTCGCTGTATCACTGCCGCCCCATGTATCTCTTTACCGGGTTCGCGCTCATGCGGGCCGAGAACGCCAGGAGACAGTCTGCGAGATCCGCATGGGTCACTCCGGCCAGGAGAGCGTGCGCGTCTCGCATGACCTGTTCGACATGCTGATGCAAATTGAGAAGGAAGCTGTTCTTGCCGATCTTCTCGCCAGGGTCACCTCTGACAGGACTAGGCGAGAAGCTCTCGTGAACGAACTGCGTGGGCTCTGGGATCTCCGCCGTATACGGCTGCATCCGTCACCGACTGCGTGATTGCAAAAGGTGAGCAATGCGGAAGAGGGCTCTTTGGAGGCCTCTCGCATGACCTCCCAAACGCGGTGCCGTGGAGGAGGGTTGCGGGTTGATCGCCTTGCGTCCCGGTGACCAGCCGTCCACTGGCGTGGATCGGAATCGCAGATGCTAGGTGCGCCACACAAAGCTGATCTTGCACAACGAGAAGGGTTTGATAACTTGACCAAGGAACGCTTTGTTATTTCTCGGAGGCGTACCGGCTTCGGTGACTGCCTCTGGTCATTGGCGTCGGCCTGGTCGTACGCGCAGCGGACCGGGCGGACGCTCGTCGTTGACTGGCGCGGTTCCTGCTACATCGACCGACCGTTCAGCAACGCCTTTCCGGTGTTCTTCGAGCCGGTTGAGGACATCGCTGGGGTACCGGTGATTTGCGATGACCGGATCAACCAGCTCTCGTTTCCCGGACCGTTCTTCCCGCGGTGGTGGAATAGGCCGTCGATCGACTGCATCAATCGTCCGGATGAGCAGATCTTCCGAGAACGTGACGAACTGACCGAGCTGTTCCAGGCGAGAGAAGATAACGAAGCCAACACCATTGTCTGTGACGCCTGCCTAATGTGGCGTTGTGGCGAGGCAGCCGAACGACTGATCTTTCGGAACATCAAGCTCAGGTCTGAGATTCAAGCGCGGATCGACGCCTTGTATGAGGAACATTTTAGCGGCCATAGCATCATTGGCGTTCATGTTCGGCACGGCAATGGCGAAGATATCATGGAGCATGCGCCGTACTGGGCCGATTCGGAGCTCGCCCTTCGTCAGGTTTGCATGGCAATCCGTAAAGCCAAGGCTTTGCCATATCCAAAGCCTGTAAAGGTCTTCCTGTGCACGGACAGTGCACAGGTGCTCGATCGCCTATCGGGTCTGTTTCCCGATGTCTTCGCCGTACCAAAACGTTTCCAGGCCGATCGGGCAGGGCCGTTGCATAGTGCGGAAATGGGAATTGAAGGTGGAGCTTCCGCTCTCATCGACATGTATCTTCTTGCGCGGTGCGCTACCGTGATCCGCTTTCCCCCCACCAGCGCCTTCACGCGCTATGCCCGTCTGCTCGTGCCACGGATTATTGAATTCGACCAGAGCAATCCGGAGCGCTTGGCCCTGATCGATAATCCATACGAGCATTTCGCGGCTTCCTGAAGCGCCAGAATGTGCGCCTGAACAATGACGGGCTAGATCATCGGTCTGATACTGCTGGCTTCGACACGGTCGAGTTTCGCAACGTGTCGCAGGAACGTTGGATGGCGACTTCCGTCCCGCAAGCGACGGCTGACCGGCGCA
This genomic window contains:
- a CDS encoding nodulation protein NodZ — its product is MTKERFVISRRRTGFGDCLWSLASAWSYAQRTGRTLVVDWRGSCYIDRPFSNAFPVFFEPVEDIAGVPVICDDRINQLSFPGPFFPRWWNRPSIDCINRPDEQIFRERDELTELFQAREDNEANTIVCDACLMWRCGEAAERLIFRNIKLRSEIQARIDALYEEHFSGHSIIGVHVRHGNGEDIMEHAPYWADSELALRQVCMAIRKAKALPYPKPVKVFLCTDSAQVLDRLSGLFPDVFAVPKRFQADRAGPLHSAEMGIEGGASALIDMYLLARCATVIRFPPTSAFTRYARLLVPRIIEFDQSNPERLALIDNPYEHFAAS
- a CDS encoding carbamoyltransferase, with the protein product MLCLGLSGGLDRVYENPLGLPGTFLHDGAAVLVKDGRVIAAVEEERLNRIKHSNKLPSSAIEYCLAAAGVELRDVDRIAFYATEAYCNAMLERLFISQPEISIPLDANLLLRHLLATEFGTQVDPSRVSFVGHHQSHAVSALAMSGFEDSLVLAIDGCGDFLSGLLAVGSGSEMTELMTFPENNSLGLFYLETIRYLGYGLFDEYKVMGLAPYGDPARYRELFSQFYELCANGGYRVHLERIGPALLHNIEVRRKGMPFTQQHRDVSASLQEALERIVFHILRHYRESTGMKRLCLAGGVAHNCTLNGKLLYSGLFEDIFVQPAAHDAGCALGAALMVSNEAGQPAPRERLQAVYWGPDVGSDDSIEKELKGWAGHLEFERTADVATRAAEWMVDGAVIGWVQGRSEFGPRALGNRSILADPRPAANKDRINAMVKKRESYRPFAPSVLEEDAGAFFELPDGRAEYPFMNFVVRVRESKRALLGAITHIDGTARLQTVSRTNNAAYWELINAFKSRTGVPILLNTSFNNNAEPIVNSVADAITAFLSTELDGLVIGSFLVKKRATTLESWTALAVSLPPHVSLYRVRAHAGRERQETVCEIRMGHSGQESVRVSHDLFDMLMQIEKEAVLADLLARVTSDRTRREALVNELRGLWDLRRIRLHPSPTA
- the nodU gene encoding nodulation protein NodU, yielding MRICGIKLTHDGAVALIEDGRVVFCVEQEKLNNNPRYQTIDNLDAVVDALAEHGLDPSDVDQFVIDGWDGEFESQFEVLSGTTTIKLKGAPYVERQGDSPLTSRDRIGLMLDGKLYPYQSYPHVTGHVASAYCASSFAKSGQSAFCLVWDGCMFPRLYYVEPHGIRFIECLFPIIGHAYATAGHHFGPYRRADRTSWDLGIAGKLMAYIALGSPDEDCIKTFHELYEAHFATDAEGACPELEEINSSQSPLEALHDFFDACAMRLKEKQAQDVLASFHVFLERLLVRTIADVVERHSNLAGARNLCIAGGCGLNIKWNSAFRATGLFDFVWVPPFPNDSGSAIGAACSALAAQQGFRALEWSVYSGPAVRPSEVPPEWEGAPCTMGQLAAILACDKPVVFLAGRAELGPRALGGRSILAAASWEGMKDHLNDVKLREHFRPVAPICLEDRAAEIFSPGIPDPYMLFDHQTRPEWRDKIPAVVHLDGSARLQTVSRTSQHKVAELLVEYEKLTAIPLLCNTSANLHGRGFFPDAAAACQWGRVDHVWCDGLLWTKKRASGEAAGTTSVAMA
- a CDS encoding NodA family N-acyltransferase; the encoded protein is MKMIAPGSTRGASARPPVRWRLCWENELQLADHIELSDFFRKTYGPTGAFNAKPFEGHRSWAGARPEIRAIGYDDRGVAIHIGALRRFIKVGEVDLLVAELGLYGVRPDLEGLGISHSIRVMYPVLRDLGVPFGFGTVRSALQKHITRLLGRQGLATVLPGLRVRSARPDIYLTVPPTRVEDVVGLVLPIARPMSEWPAGEMIERNGPEL
- the nodI gene encoding nodulation factor ABC transporter ATP-binding protein NodI: MSTAAVDLFQVSKFYDDRVVVDALSFTVSPGECFGLLGPNGAGKSTLARLILGVASPDAGKICVLGEPVPARARLARRGIGVVPQFDNLDLQLTVRENLLVFGRYFAMSAAEVEAVTPSLLEFARLENKADARVAELSGGMKRRLTLARALINDPQLLVLDEPTTGLDPHGRHLIWERLRSLLGRGKTILLTTHFMEEAERLCDRLCVLEHGRKIAEGQPRALIEQQIGCQVIEIYGGNPHELLPLVRPQVQRAEVSGETLFCYVTDPEQVRLRLVNRTDLRFLQRPPNLEDVFLRLTGREIKD
- the nodS gene encoding nodulation methyltransferase NodS, with the protein product MSVDKTYQSLQRELTNDDPWRLDDNPFERERHTQLLRLSLSNGAVSTGLEIGCAAGAFTEKLAPHCKRLTVIDVMPRAIGRAVQRTKRWSHISWAATDILQFSTEELFDLIVVAEVLYYLEDMTRMRTAIDKLVKMLAPGGHLVFGSARDATCRRWGHVAGAETVITMLAEALIEVERVQCQGQSADEDCLLVRFRNPERSSICSNGRA
- the nodB gene encoding chitooligosaccharide deacetylase NodB: MTSADNETEARSDCADSGGERCVYLTFDDGPNPHCTPAILDVLAQHRAPATFCVIGAYAAGQPELIQRIIAEGHELANHTMTHPDLSKCMPDEVEYEILTTNKVIGMACPRASVRHMRAPYGTWTKEALAVSAKAELAALHWSVDPQDWSRPGGEAIVAAVLASVRPGAIVLLHDGCPPDELKRCPHSSRRDQTVTALAQLIPALHDLGFAIRSLPQTH
- the nodC gene encoding chitooligosaccharide synthase NodC, with amino-acid sequence MSLLATISTAAVASYALLSSVHKSAQALYALRIDASLPPYDSVDAGALPSVDIIVPCFNEDPRTLAACLKSLASQDYPGRLQVYVVDDGSANVAAVAPVHGSYAYDPRFTVILLPSNVGKRKAQIAAIRRSFGDLVLNVDSDTEIASDVVSKLVRKMQDPAVGAAMGQLMASNRNDSWLTRLIDMEYWLACNEERAAQTRFGAVMCCCGPCAMYRRSALLLLLDQYETQFFRGKPSDFGEDRHLTILMLKAGFRTEYVPDAIAATVVPDRLLPYLRQQLRWARSTYRDTLLGLHLLPGLDRYLTLDVLGQNLGPLLLAISSIAALAQLALTGTVPWWTGLTIVAMTMVRCSVAALRAGELRFIGFSLHTPINIFLLLPMKAYALCTLSNSDWLSRKVAKSSDVDESKASIEDATNGPSLNPGSEAPGSIRGAGLSRASAQLIASDGIAAATD
- a CDS encoding ABC transporter permease, whose protein sequence is MWQRFAPALPANPWNWMAVWRRNFLVWRKVALASVLGNLAEPMSSLFGLGFGLGMIIGGVEGTSYISFLAAGMVATSAMVSATFETIYAAYARMQTNCTWEAVLCTPLTLGDIVLGEVAWAASKALLAGTAITIVAVALGYAEWSSIPYALPAIALTGVTFASLAMVVSALAPSHDYFIFYQSLILTPMMYLSGTIFPMSQLPGSFQRIAALLPLSHSVDLIRPTMLGRPVDSVGLHVGALCIYAAVPFLVSAVLLRQRLMR